The following proteins come from a genomic window of Synechococcus sp. HK05:
- a CDS encoding response regulator transcription factor: MPSHILAAVTPAEDQVLQQLLKGRNNRSIAAALVLSPRTVENHISRLLAKTGCQSRTQLLLWALAER, from the coding sequence ATGCCCTCCCACATCCTGGCCGCCGTGACCCCGGCCGAAGATCAGGTGCTGCAGCAGCTGCTAAAGGGCCGCAACAACCGTTCCATTGCCGCGGCGTTGGTGCTGAGCCCCCGCACCGTGGAGAACCACATCTCCCGCCTGCTGGCCAAAACCGGCTGTCAAAGCCGCACCCAACTGCTGCTCTGGGCTCTGGCCGAGCGATAA